agttgAAGTGTTTATAATAAAGCGTTTTTTctcaaaatgattttaagaGAATCACATATCGAatgttaatttttcaaaaaatattataagtaattttttaacggtaaagtgattttttagatttttaataatattttcttaattttattaaatacttcatctttttcaaaaatattttttaaagtagaagcacttttttaaattattgttaaactAATTCTAACAATATTGAAACCACCAAAACAtactatttaaaaatcataataaatattatgtgaaTGATTCAAGTAGGCATggattttcctttattttattttttgtaaccAGGAGTGTTGGATTAAAGTTGATATTAACACCAAAGGCCtcatttttggaatttaattaacaaaaaattccttttcaagttggtattaatataaataattttatggagTTCAGTTTTCTGCAAACATACTTCTTTCATTAAATCAATTTTGGCGGgtggtggatttttttttcttttattttattttttgtaaccCGGAGTGTTGGGTTGAAGTTGATATTAACACAAAAGGCCtcatttttggaatttaattaacacaaaatttcttttcaagttgatattaatataaataattttatggagTTTAGTTTTCTGCAAACATACTTCTTTCATTGAATCAATTTTGGTGGGaggtggattttttattttttttcttttattattatcaatttggTGGAGTCGGTGGGTAGATTGGTGGAATCGGATACTGCCAAAAAAGCAAACGCATCCTAGGCCCAATAGGATGATGGCTACCATTCCTTCTtttccacttttattttttgaaattttaatcattCCACTGAACTTCACAAccatcttaaaataattattcggatttaaaataataagaatcatttttaatattttttttttaacaaagcaAAGGGGAACCAAAGGCCAAAAAAGCTGTGGTGGACTAGATGCTGACTTTCTGGCCAAACACCATAATTGAGTGGATAGTAAAAGAAAGCAAAGGGGAACCAAAGGCCAAAAAGGCTGGTGGACCCAGATGCTGACTTTTTGGCCAAACACCATAATTGAGAGGTTagtaaaagaaagcaaaagggGAACCAAAGGCCAAAAAAGCCGGTGGATTCAGATGCTGACTTTTTGGCCAAACACCATAATTGAGTGGTTAGTAAAAGAAAGCAAAGGGGGAACCAAAGGCCAAAAAAGCTGGTGGATTCAGATGCTGACTTTTTGGCCAAACACCATAATTGAGTGGTTAGTAAAAGAAAGCAAAGGGGAACCAAAGGCCAAAAAAGCTGTGGTGGACCCAGATGCTGACTTTTTTGCCGGACACCATTGCCTTGTGACTTGTTAGTAAAACAGAGCAAAGGGAAAAGCAAAAGcagaaaaaccaaaattttttctctaaaatatcTATTGAAGTGTCCCACATTTCTAGTtggaatatataatttttttaataaaaaaattattctataaattatttcctaaattcaTGTACAAAtgtaattagattttttataaaataaaaagacagtAGATTAACCAATGACAACCACatacaatttaataattaattaattaattaactaatattGAGTTAATTCGACTCAAATTATTTGACGATCAGAGTCATGAGAGCCTAAAAGAGAAGCTAACAGCAAAGAGGATGCATacaacaaaaccaaaattatgTAGTATTCCCATCAAGCATATCCTCCATCACTACTCTAAAAAGCATTAAAATTTTGGAGATCCGAATAGGATTCAAGCAACTTGCAAAGAAATTTCCCATATGAAGTTGGTAATTATGAGGAAGAGAAAAATTCTAATGGAAGAAGGATTGGATTGGAAGTAATTGTTTGAAGTCATCAACATCATGACGAAGTTGTTGGTAACTGTGGGGTCgagagaaattattattttgaaacatTAGATTAAATACCAACCTCATATTTCGTTATCATCAAAAGATGGCGACAAGAAAATTTGGGCTAACCAGTAGATAGGTTTAATCGCATGGTCCAAACTAAGATTGAAATAAGAATGCAAATTTCGTGTCCACGACATGCATTCATACTGCTGATATACGAAACCACCGGGTGGTTTTCTAAGTTTTGAATCTTCCAAAAGCTTGAAAGACTTTTGGTGGAGTTGCCAAAATTTCTATATAGACAGAGTTCACAACtggttttgaattttcaaaacacCTAGAAAAGAGATCTTTTGCAGCAAGTACTCGCCAATTTTTCAATACCTGTAAAGGTGAGAACATGGGCTGGTGAATCGTGTTACATCAATTGGAAGAGAAGAAGACCATCTTGGTGCTTACCTGCCACCTTGAAATTTATAACCATAGCGTAGCAACCTGAGTTTTGGCTCAAAAGGACccatttccacaaaaaaaaaaaaaaaagaagaagatataaTCACTTTGtaaaacttatgttcaaattagCCTTTGTGGTACCATcctgaaaaatataaagaaaagaaaaaaaatacaaatgaaaatgattttttcatatttaattgttctatgaaaaatatatcaaagaaaattaaataaattaaaactaattaaaaacttatgtattttaaaattatttaatctttatatcaatgagttaaaataagtttgaagtaataaataaaaataatttgttgacttctaatctatttttttgtttttctctattttttctttcttctctacttgtcctttatattttctttcaaaattttcgaAAACTAAACATAGTCGAAATGCTTATagtagaagtgtttttttttcttttttttttcttttttcttttttaaaaaggttttaagAGAACCACCAATCAAAGTTTTCTCTAAAAAACATTATAGGTAATTTTTCaatactaaaaatgttttttttttttttttcagatttttaatagtatttcttaaattttgcaACCCGGAATATTGGGTTGAAGTTGGTATTAACACCAAAGGcctaatttttggaatttaatcaacaaaaaaattccttttcaagTTGATATTAATAGAAATAATCTTATGGAGTCCATTATTGAGTTTTCTGCAAACATGCATCTTCTTTGAATCAATTTAGGTGGATGGCAAACTCAAGAGTCTGGCATTATAACAAACACCAAGTAAGGacgattttttttctttccttttttaattttaatttttattattattattgtcagtTTGGTGGAGTCGGACAATGCCAAAGAAGCAAAAGCATCCTAGGCCGGCATTGAGATTGTATGGCCAAAAGCCAAAGGCCAAAAGGATGATGTCTACCATTCTTTCTtttccacttttatttattgaaattttaatccCTCTGATGAACTTGACAAccatcttaaaataattattcgaagctattgatttaaaataataaggattattttcaataattaacatttttttttgaaaaaaaataatcattgacttagagtttgaatgatggtgattttagaaaacatttttaacctaaaaagcttttttaaaagaaaaaaaaataggtatgtggtaaaatttaggaaacactttttaaaaatttgaaaaataatttatagtattgaaaaatcaattctaGTGTTCTTTGAAACAATGTAAGAGAGGGTATGATAGGTGATATGAACAATGTGAAAAATGCtacaaataatgtaaaataaggTATGAACAATTTGAGAAATGATATGAATAAGAAGCTTCTTAACGAGGACAAagtaatgtataaataaaaatggatgaaCATACTAAAATGTGGTGGGTAAGGAGCACTGAGTAGACCATATTGCTTTGAATTCATCACAAAAGTGCTGAGTttgcatataaataaatttatgatctaaaatataaacataaaatagttaacaacattaattatgtaataaaattaataagaagtTGGTTTATTGATCCTTATATTCCTTTCTACATCTAGTAATTCTTGTATAGGTCCTAAAGTCATGAAGTTTTCTCGATTTGCATgcttatattgaaaattaataagaactaCAAAATATAAGTATTTAATAAGTATCACTTTTAAAACATGTAATGAATAAAGTAtatccaaaataattaatttatacattttttggTCCAATGAAACATCAAATACATAATCAATAATAAAGGTTTGAAGTATGGTAAACAAAGATATATgggtacttggattttacagatatatcggagaaatattagtagatattttgacaaaaatatggGTAAAacgaaaattattcaaaagtcatgaaaatatttgaaaaaactccaaaaaaaatgataaaataaataaaaagacatatattaaagttattttgtaagtgtaattgacataagtaTGGTTAAGGAGAAAAATATTGGTAAGTAAAGATATAtcgtttttaatatataatttattatttatcttatcaaattaattttaatttataacatattagaacttcattattgtttttgtatttaatattttttaataaatttatatttttaatattttaaaataaaaatattcaaaattagaaagataaatataaaaaatttaaaaagtgaagtgatagtaattttttaaaataggattaatgagataaataatgatgtatttaatattaaaactataatttatttaatttaaatgcattcaataatataaaataaataatgatgcgtatgattttttaatattttgatttttatatttaattatcatataaaaagacttgttatgaaaattataatgttggtttttatacttttattaatcaattaaataaaatttaaaataaaataattagaattaatttattcttttattttttaataatgaagtTTAACATATTTAGTGTGAACACTTAAGTAAACTTGGTCTAGTGGTAGCCACCCTTCAACCCAGGTCTGGCTGCAAGAAAAATGTGAAGGGGCTTGGGGCTTGGGGCATTGGCTGCTGGGCTATAGTGAAGGGCTTGGCCCGCTTGGGCTCCCATTGGGCTGAAGCGCTGCGTGGACACTTACAGATACAGAAATATCGGGGatatttcagaattttttttaccGAACCGATTATCGATGCCGAAAATCATGTCGACCCTCACACACGACATTTCAAACCATGTCAATAAAGAAATGTGAATCCTCCACGTTTAACAAAAATACACATGATATTAGTCATTCAATAAAGgaattctaaaaaaaactaaaaaaaaaaactgaaagatAGTCAAACACTGTAGATAAAGAGAGAGTTGTCCCTGATTCTATCCTATGCACTGTTTGGATGCCaactaaaaaatgaagaaaaaacagATAATTTAATGagaagttattaaataatttaagaaggaaaaagaaaataaagaagagttaaaaaaaacatgaattgtttaatgaatttcaaattctttttattttactttttttcatttttacacATCTCTGTGTAATATATTCAATATTCTACATGATAGTTATAaagaagataatcaaatatcattgaAACATGGGTACTTTTTTTAACAAATGCATCACTAATATTCAAtactttttttaatgaaaatattgacaatgtttgatattttcctcttttccaAAATCATAATCaacaaattttctaatttgttttttaaaatctgtTGGAAGCGTCTCAACTTTTTAATtggaatatataattttttttaataaaaaattattatatagaatattttctaaattcatatactattataattagattttttatagaataaagaaagGGAATAGATTAATTAGTGAGATCTGCatacaatttaataattaattagttaactAATATTAGATTAACTCGGACTCAAATTATTTGGCCAGCTGAGTCATGGGAGTCTTAAAAGAGAAGCTAAGAGCAAAGGGGATGCATACAACAAAACCAAAACTGTGGTATTCCCTTCAAGGATCTCATGTCCACCATCATTACTCTAAAAAGCATTGAAATTTTGGAGATCAGGAGAGGATTCAAGCAACTGGTAAAGCAGTTTCCCATGTGAAATTTCCAATGGAATAAGGATTGGACTGGAAGTAAGTATTTGAAGTTGTTACCATCATGACAAAGTtgttggtaattggtaactgtGGGGCtgagagaaattattttttgaaacattaCATTAAATACCAACCTCTTATTTCGTTTTCATCAAAAGATGGCTACAAGAAACCTTGGGCTAACTAGTAGATGGGTTTAATTGCATGGTCCAAACCAAGATTGAAATAAGAATGCAAGCTCCGTGTCCACAACACACTTTTTAACTGCTGATATACGAAACCACCGGGTGGTTTTCTGAGTTTTGAATCTTCCAAAATCTTGCAAGACTTTTGGTGAAGTTGCCAAAAGTTCTATATAGATAGAGTTCACACtggttttgaattttctaaacaCCTAGAAAATACACTTTTTGCAGCAAGTGCTTGCCAATTTTCCAATACCTGTAAAGGTGAGAATATGAGGGAAGCCATGGGCTGGTGAATCATGTTACATCAACTGGAAGAGAAGAAGACCATCTAGATGTTTACCTGCCACCTTGAAATTTATAACCATAGTGTAGCAACCTTGTTTGTACTATTAGAACAAGAAAATGCAACCATACTAACAAAGAAAACACTATTAGAACAAACATATGTATTCAACTGAAGTTCATGATATATGGAACTTCCAGGATTACAAAGACGAGTAGGTGCGTATATACTGTCTTAGGGATGTGTAGTTTCAGAAGGTTGAGCTAAAGGGGAAAGGACAAGGGGGCACAGGAACTTCAACAACTCCTTGAAGCATCAGTATGACCATTCCCATGGAGGGCCTCAAAGAAGGGTCCTCTTGAATGCACCAAATGGCAACCATCACTACCCTCTCCAGCATCCCCATGTCCTTTTCTGCCTCATCATCATTCTTCACTAGCTTATCCAATCTGTGCCCTCTATAGCAATCATAAGCCCAATCAGAAAGTATTGCTTCCTCCTCATTTTCCGGCTGTGAATGTACGCTCTTCCTGCAACTGATGATCTCCAGTAACATAACCCCATAACTATAAACATCCACTTTCGCAGTAATCGGCTTGCTCCTGAACCATTCTGGTGCAACGTATCCTTTGGTCCCTCTGATGGTTGTAAGGGTCCGAGTATGATCTCTCATCAGAAGCTTTGCTAGTCCGAAGTCTGAAATCCTAGGTGTAAGGTACTCGTCAAGGAGGATGTTTTCAGGCTTTATATCACAATGGATGATGGGGGTGCTGCACTCTTCGTGTAAATACATTAGCCCTTTTGCAATCCCAAAGGCTATCTGGAGTCTCTGGCTCCATTCGGGTGTAGATATTCCAAACAAGAAGTCTGCTAAAGATCCATTGTTCATGTGCTCGTATACCAGAAGCCGGTGCACACCCTCATCACAATAGCCAAGCAAACCGACTAAATTCCTATGGTGGGTCTGCCCAATCACAGTGACTTCTGTTTTGAATTCCTTCTCGCCTTCCTGTACCACCTTATCTAACTTCTTGACTGCAACAAATCTCCCAGCATCTGATGCCAAAACCCCTTTATAAACTGTTCCAAAAGCTCCCCTGCCCAATTTCTCCTTGAATCCACCGGTTGCCTCTTCAAGCTCTTTGTATGAATAAGTTCTCACACTGGTGGTCGGGAATTTGCTTGAAACGGACTGGATATTCATCAGTTTCTTGTTGTAGAAGAAGAGAGCAGCCGCAGGGATTGCTAACAACAGAAAGAGATTAAAGAACACAGAGCTGCCAAGGAGTACTGACCCAACAAGGATCAAGGTAGACTTGTCTGGGCATCTCTCTATAGTATCATTTTTAATCCGTACCTTGATGAGAGCAGTTGTGTACTCGAGCACATTTTGTGTAGGTTCGTGTCTTCCATTTGAGAGAGGAAACTTCTTCTTCCAACACTGATTGTCAGTGTTATAGATAGCAACCACACAGAGGCAATCATCTTTGCAAGACTGTTTACACTTCTCCTTGTTGAATTCAGGTCCCTCCTGAAGTTGATAATCAGATAATGGCCAGTTGACATCTTTTAATTCTCTGAACTCTACTGCATCCTTGTTTGCTTCCCATCCATCCACAGCTGTTTGGCAGCTGGGCAATTCAAAATTCGGTTTACAGCCTTGTTTTCTGTCAAGAGGATCCAAATGAGAGTACCCATCTGGGCATAGACAATCAGGCAGCCCCCTTCCATCAATGGAACAATAGCTGTTGAACCCACAAATTCCACTGCCAAGATTACTTGGGGTCACGGTACAAATGTTATCGGGAATGTTTTTCACAACAGACCAAGAAGTACTGCTGTTGTCACGATTATATAGCCTGAAAACTCCGTCCTGGTCAAGCGTTGCCCGGTAATAGTAATCTCCCGTCAAGCTACTTCCGGAGGTGATGTTAACAGTACTTCCATTCCTTAGAAGAACATAGATGCTACCTGACTCATCAAAAATCACCCGTTGGCCAGAATTGCTGCTATTTGCAGCATCATTGGTGTTGCTTGAATAATAAACATCATATGCTTTACCAGATTCTGGGTCCAAGGTATTAAGTACGAGATTGCCTCCAGCTTCCATTTGAAGCTGGAACCTCCCCTTTGAGTAGCTGCTGTTTGACTGCTGAGAATACATGGTGCCACCGATTTCCAGTGTTTGAGTTGGCAAGATGGTGTTGGCTGGATTCTGGAAGCTCTGCCACACTGTAAGATTTTGATtcctattttcaagaacaaagtTACCAGTATCACGCATGGCAGCATGAGTGACCGCGGTAACAGAGTTCTGAGGTCTCCATATCTCTTTGCCTTGTGGATCACTTAGTATGAACTGGCCATCAGAGGTAAGTTCAAGTTTGGATCCTTTAGGAGCCGGGTTATCTCCATTTGCATACCAAACTAAGGTTTTTTCCGGTATTTTTTCGAACCAGATAGCAAGCAAGAAGAGACTTTGACTGCCAAGGCGGTAAAACCCAAACGCAAATTCACCAGAAGGTGATACACATCTAGGCGCGTCGTTGGAGGCGGTAATGTCAATATCAGTGCAATATTGAGAAAAAACTAAAGATGGAAGGACAAGAAGAAGCAAGAACCTGGCAGCCATTGCAGAAGAGCCTTGGTACTACCCTTCAAACCGGAGAAAGTTTGTAGAACACATAAGGGATTGTGAGACTGGAAAAAATAGCATGCACAAGGTCAATGCGGTCGTATTGGGTGAGCGGTGGAATTAATTTCCTGAGTGAAACATCTTCCTAATTCACTTTAAAGGTCATTGCTGACACGTTTTCCAAGCTTTGAATCTTTGAAAAACTAGTTATGGCCAACCACATATGTGTGTGGCTTATCTTCTTCCACTTCATAGGGTTCAGGATATGGCTTAACCCCATATGCATTAGGTATTTAATGTGCATCTTCCAAGAGTACATCATTGGAAAGCTACTAGTTCATTGTCTAATATGCACATCCATTTTTAGGGCCTAAGTCCTATTTTGTGGTTGAAACGATCTATTCTCAATCAGCCAAGACTTTTGCCTGCTTACAAATTTGATATCACTTATTCAAGGTATGAAAGGGATTTTATCGGTCAATTCTTACATTGTAGAACTGTTGAAATGGTCTTATTACAACCACCAAGAAGCCAAATTATGTGTCTAATCTCATAGTCATCGTCCGGGGTTCTACTTACTTGTGAACTGGTATCTATTGATCCTAATTGTCGGTTACCATTTTCTAAGACTTTGATACAAGTTGGATGAGCTCAATTGCAGCTCAATCAGCCTCTGTTAAGATTCCACAATTATATAgttggttttgaattttttaattaggagAATCACCTATTAAATGTTTCTCCAAAAAACAttgtaagtaatttttcaatattaaaattgatttatttatttatttttaatatagtgagagaaaatattttcattaaaaatacttcaaataaaaatattatcaaatgcactcttaagtattttattatgaaattattattctagttaattttatatacaatgacatatgaacaaaaaatatcatatcatgaAAAATTTGTGTTTCTTTAGTAgtgatattattttttggagaatAATATTTGAAGGTGTGGAAAAAAGATTGGTGAAAAAACGAAAAATCCTTTTAATCTTACATCCTAATTGTGTTCAAATATAAGAGTTGAGATCACCAAATTCATTAATATTCAAGAAGAAGtaagaatgaaaattaaatattcatctTCATTCCTAATTTTTACATAGCAAATATGGCCTTCTAATGTTACATTGAACAGTGAGATGTTTTTAGGCCATCGAGAACATgaaccaaaacaaagaaaatctttttgttttagtGAAAAATAAGACATTGAAATGATATGCAATCATAAATCTTGCAATCTTGTATATTGCACATTTAATTCTCCTCTTTTATTACACTGGAAAAAGAATAGCAGCAAGAAAAGACCAAAgcaattaaaattagttacttcCAAAGCACAATACATCCCCGGTTTCTTCCATCGCCGTATAAGAGAAAATAGACGAAGAAAGTGAGAAAAAACCGAAGTATCCATGGTTTTCCTTAGTTATATATCAAGTGGTTCACTTGGTTTAGGGATACTGCCGAATAAAAACAGAGCATGAAAATGTGAGTACCATTAGAATATGACAACTATTTGTGTCAAAATGTGAGCACTTAGGTTCAATCCTCCTCtagagctttgacccaaaatagtgcgttttaaaaaaaaaattccaaaaaataaagttgttttcaaaataatgccCGATCTAATGCGTCTGTGCCACATAAGCTACCATGTCATAAAAccatagttggtgactacggttttatttttctaaaatggttAAAAACCGTAGTCACCGACTGcgattttaactttatatatatttatatataactttaatttttttaataaaaatattatattattttgattttaaatatacttatttcattattttaaaaataataatatacgaaattaaataattgatatttttaatttgatataaaaatatatttttaaattttattaaaacaataggtactatatttaatataaatataattaattaattaaaataaaatataataaattatatttatttaaaataaataaattataaatgcttatttagaaaaataaaaaagtaatataaattattatattaattaataatttttatatattatatataagtggtatataatacctctcacacacacacacacacacacacacacacacacacacacacacacacacacacacacacacacacacacacacacacacacatatatatatatatatatatatatatatatatatatatatatatatctatatagtttaatttaatataaattattatattaattaataatttttatatattatatataagtggtatataatacctctctctctcacacacacacacacacacacacacacacacacacacacacacacacacacacacacacacatatatatatatatatctatatagtttaatttaagtttaaaatttatcacatttttatttaaatatataaataaattttattaaaacaattgacactatatttaatataaacataattatttaattaaaattaaatataaataaaatataataaattatgtttatttaaaataaataaattataaatgcctatgtggagaaaaaataatataaattattatattaattaataatttatttatatattatatgtaagtagtatataatatcacactaaaatatatatataaaagtttaatttaagtttaaaatttagcatatttatttaaatatataaataaattattatcatatcgatataatattatgaacttaaattaaaatatgataaattttaaacttaattgaacttatatacatgtgacattatataccacttacatatagtatataaaaaattgttaattaatataataatttatattatttgttttttaataggctttcataatttattatattttatttatatttaaatataattaactaaatatatttatattaaatatagagtatattattttaataaaattttaaaatatatttatatcaaattaaaaatatcaattatttaatttcatatattattatttttaaaataatgaaataagtatatttaaaatcaaaataatataatatttttattaaaaaaattaaagttatatataaatatatataaagttaaaaccgcagttggtgactacggctttgaccattttaaaaaaagtcaaagccgtagtcaccaactacggctttaaacttaaagttaaaaccgtagttggtaactacgatttctaaccactttagaaaaataaaaccgtagtcaccaactacggttttatgacatgGCAGCTTATGTGGTACACACGCATTAAATCGggcattattttgaaaacaactttattttttggattttttttttaaaacacactattttgggtcaaagctcccTCCACTCCTCTTCAATATTTGTTTCAGGCTTGAAGcctcaagaaaaagaaaatatctaacaCGCTTGCCACCATTAGAAAAATCAGCCTTGGAAAACAGACGTAAAATTCCTTGCACCTAACATTGACATGGACTCAAACTATCTAAAACTAACCTAAATTCATGGAGATGAATGGCCAATCAAGCGAAGCACTTGCCTGCGTGATGTCTGGTCAGTCATCTTGAAACGGTTGGAGCATGTCCATGATTAGATCTGTCACATAGGAGCTGTATTTTGGTAATTGTGGAATGCGGTAGTTTCCATTTAAGATAATAGGTGGTGAGAATTATATAGtcagataaataataaaagatataacCTGATACTCTATTCAT
This DNA window, taken from Vitis riparia cultivar Riparia Gloire de Montpellier isolate 1030 chromosome 13, EGFV_Vit.rip_1.0, whole genome shotgun sequence, encodes the following:
- the LOC117928672 gene encoding G-type lectin S-receptor-like serine/threonine-protein kinase LECRK3, with protein sequence MAARFLLLLVLPSLVFSQYCTDIDITASNDAPRCVSPSGEFAFGFYRLGSQSLFLLAIWFEKIPEKTLVWYANGDNPAPKGSKLELTSDGQFILSDPQGKEIWRPQNSVTAVTHAAMRDTGNFVLENRNQNLTVWQSFQNPANTILPTQTLEIGGTMYSQQSNSSYSKGRFQLQMEAGGNLVLNTLDPESGKAYDVYYSSNTNDAANSSNSGQRVIFDESGSIYVLLRNGSTVNITSGSSLTGDYYYRATLDQDGVFRLYNRDNSSTSWSVVKNIPDNICTVTPSNLGSGICGFNSYCSIDGRGLPDCLCPDGYSHLDPLDRKQGCKPNFELPSCQTAVDGWEANKDAVEFRELKDVNWPLSDYQLQEGPEFNKEKCKQSCKDDCLCVVAIYNTDNQCWKKKFPLSNGRHEPTQNVLEYTTALIKVRIKNDTIERCPDKSTLILVGSVLLGSSVFFNLFLLLAIPAAALFFYNKKLMNIQSVSSKFPTTSVRTYSYKELEEATGGFKEKLGRGAFGTVYKGVLASDAGRFVAVKKLDKVVQEGEKEFKTEVTVIGQTHHRNLVGLLGYCDEGVHRLLVYEHMNNGSLADFLFGISTPEWSQRLQIAFGIAKGLMYLHEECSTPIIHCDIKPENILLDEYLTPRISDFGLAKLLMRDHTRTLTTIRGTKGYVAPEWFRSKPITAKVDVYSYGVMLLEIISCRKSVHSQPENEEEAILSDWAYDCYRGHRLDKLVKNDDEAEKDMGMLERVVMVAIWCIQEDPSLRPSMGMVILMLQGVVEVPVPPCPFPFSSTF